The following is a genomic window from Mus caroli chromosome 17, CAROLI_EIJ_v1.1, whole genome shotgun sequence.
acaaaacaacgccCACCACAGTAATAATACTTAGAGCTGCGTGACAGTAATAATACCTAGAGCTGCGCGACCGGGAAGTTAACTCACGGAGGCAGCTACACTCATTCATGAGCGCTAAGTGTATTGCGGGGATCGAGTTGGCCAAAATGGGTCTGTAGAGAAGGTGGCTGTGTATGCGAGGGAGTCAGTgtgtaaaagaatttaaaaactaaacaattaGATTGGTGAAAAGCAAAGGTTGTTTAAACTCCTGGGTGTTGGTCCTGACAGCCCTTCCCCCATACCATGGGGAAGGAGAGCTATGGAGACCACTTTTCTTTTTGGAGTAACCGAGTAAGTGTTCTCTGGATATTTGCTTTCTTCCCAGGATCCTGTGCTCTCTGGGTGTCTCAGCCCCCTGAGACTCCTGTGCAGAAGGACACTactgcctccctgccctgccccttcAATGCCATCCGAGGAAAACCGGCCACTGGCTCTGTCACATGGTACCAAGACAAAGTGACCCTGGGGATGGAGTTGAGCAACGTGACTCCGGGGTTCGGAGGCCGCTTggtctccttttctgtttctcagtTCATTAGGGACCACAAGGCAGGGCTGCTCATACAGGACACCCAAAGCTATGATGCTGGAATCTATGTGTGCAGGGTGGAGGTGCTAGGCCTGGGCGTCAGAACGGGAGATGGGACTTGGCTGCTGGTGGAGAAAGGTGAGGTGGTGGGAGACCCCCCCAAGATGCAGTGTTCCTGGGAGTTAGGGATGGTCCCCTGCTCTGAGCTCCCAAACTCCTTCCTCTCCACCATTTCCATGTCCTGCTGTAGGGCCTCCTCAGCAAGCCTCCAACACAGAGCAAGAGGCTCACACAAGTATCCTCCTCCGGGCTGGATTCTATGCCCTCAGCTTTCTCTCTGTGGCCACGGGCAGTACCATCTATTACCAGGGCAAATGTGAGTTGCTGAGCAGGGGCAAGGGAGCAGAAATGGGAGGGGACAGATtacaagaggagaggagagcttcAGGCCTGTAACTCTGAGCAGCCCCTGCTATTTCTCCTAGGTCCCTGTCACATGGAAAACATGGCCACTCCTCCGGCAGCCTCTGAGAAGTGATTCTAAATCTCAATGATCCAGCACTCTCAGGAGGCCAGCAATAAGTCCTTACCCGCTCCTCTCTCCTACTTAGGACtctcatattttcttcattctccagtctctctctctctctctctctctctctctctctctctctctctctctctctctcacacatatacacacacacacacacacacacctccacttTAGCTCTCCCTTCCTACCCGGGGACCACAAGCTGTTTACTGGCTTTCAGAAGAGCCCTTGCTTGGTGACCACTGACCCCCTTCCCCCCGCCCCTGCCCGCAGGTGGGAGGGTGAGCCATGGGCTGGACACATATAGAGAAGCCTGATGCAGAAGTGGGGAACCAGACTTTACTAGATAAACATAGTGTGACTGAGCACGCACCCAGGGCGAGGAGAGCTTTTGGGGGCACTCAAGTGGGTGTGCTCCTGGCGATGCAGGCATAGTCAGTGCTGGGGTCTTCTTTCATGTCTGCGATAATACTACTGGACACTGGCAGCTGCTGGAGAGATGCATAGTGGGGCTCCTGCCCTGAGACCTGGGCCTGGCAGTACAGAGGATGATGTGAGAACCAGGGGTACCACCACACATCCTTCCCCAGCCTGGCCGCAGCTCCCACCTGTCTTTCTCCCTGTGTCTTCActctttttttctcagtttctcctctttATATCTCTTGAACCTGTTTTCGCttactttccctctttctttgtttctatataagtgtgtctgcctgtgtttTATAGGCCTTAAGTGGATGTTTGGACATCAACTTTCCAACTGTTTCTACACATTatttctatctatccatctatatattttgagacaaggtctctcactaaaaCTGGAGTTTGTCATTTCCActaggctggttggccagagAGCCCCTAGGGCTTGCCTATCTGTACCCCACAGTACTGGGGTTCCAGGCACAAGGTACCATGCCTGACTACAGCAAATACTTTCTCAGaacctcctctctccttcacctgtagctgtcttcagacactccagaagagggcatcggatccccttacagatggttgtgagccaccatgtggttgctgggaattgaactcagggcctctgcaagcacagtcagtgctcttaaccgctgagccatctctccaagccccaaACTCCCTCttctattgagacagggtctcatgtagctcagggtgACCTTCAACTTAATATGTAGTGAAGGACAGACTCCCTGCCTCTATGTGGGATTTCAGTTACATGCCAGCGCTTTGGTTTTATGCTGCGCTGGGAAACAAACACAGTTCTACACCCGCTGGATAAGGACTGTTAACTAAACCACACTGCTAGTCACGCCCACGCCCCACccactttgcctttttttttgttgttgttgttgttttttgtttttttaatttcctctctcacctcctcctctctACGTCCTTCTGGAGTGATTTATATTCTTATAAACACaccattccctccctctcttctggttgcctctttttctgcctctttcatTTTCTCGTTCCTgctacttcctcttcctttttctctcggCTCCACCCCTTCATCCCAGCCCCACTCCCTACGTGGGTTTCCCTCGTCCCCTCACCCCCTGCCCGCACACCCTCCCatctccagcccccctccctcGCCCACTTTGCCCCGAGCCGCCACTTCCTTCCCCCGCCCCTTCATCCGCTCCACCCCTCACCCTTCCCCCTTGTCTCCTCGTCCCCCTAGACTCACATTCCTTTCCAGTCTCttcactagaagaaaaaaaaaatggttcagtAAGACCCCTTCCCTGACCCCCCCCGCCAGAATGGCACCCCACATTGGCTCATCCATCCTAGGACAGCACCTCACATTGGATCTGCTATCTCAGAATAGCACCTCGCCCCAGGCCCCCAACGCCAGAGCAGCAGGTCTCCACTCCAGAACTGCCTTCCACAACACACCTACTGGGCCCCCACCCCTCCTCGCTCGGGGTTGCCATAGGAACCACAGCCAAAACCTGGGTCTTTTGGACAACTCTGGCCTTTTCTACCCCCAAGCAGTAGGAAGGGTGTGGAGGGCAAGCTGTGGGTGACCGAGATGCTCTAGGGCTTACCTCTCTGACTGAACCGGCACAGGCAGGTGAACAGGATGATgacaagcaggaggaggagcccTCCCAGTCCCAGGCTCCCATAGAGCAGGTAATCGAATTTATCTGGAAGGAGTATCTctgagagggtttttttgtttgttttgttttgttttgttttttgttttgttttgtttttttgaaaggAGAGAgcatcagttgagaaaatggctccatacaattgggctgtaggcaagcttatagaagaacattttctttctttctttttaattaggtattttcctcatttacatttccaatgctatcccaaaagtccccccataccctccctcccactcccctactcacccactcccacttcttggccctggtgttcccctgtactggggcatataaagtttgcaagtccaatgggcctctctttccagtgatggccgactaggccatctgagagattttttttcccaccaaTTTCCCAACCCCCTGGTTAAATGTAAGTTTCCCGGCTTCCTATATTTTTCCTgagtccccctcccccctttttattttatcctgTCTTCCTCTCCCGGATCAatcctgttttctatttttttgaccatttcatacatatataaaaagtcTCTTGGTCATTTCTACCCCaaagccctttctccctctcccagctccCAACCCATGTCTCTCCcacctttctgtctctttatgtTGACAGTCTCATGTATCCTAGGAGGCCTCAGGATTCTCCTAGTagcttgaatttctgatcctcacACCCCTGTGTCTTAAGTGCTAGCTTGGCAAGAGTGTACTACCATGGCTGTTTTATGTGGCTCTGGGGTCAAAGCCAGGACCCTGCTATCCTCTCACAgtttaaaatacaggaaaatatactctaggagattgggggggggtgttgtatttttgtattagtttttgtttgcttgttttattttgtttttagagacagggtttctctgtggagctctggctgtcctggaactcactctgtagaacaggctggtcttgatctcaCACACGGAGATCCTCCCAACCCCTCCTGCCCTCTtgctccctcacccccaccccccactctgggattaaaggtgtgcaccaccactgcctggctttttttttttttttttttttctttctgcagtaTCTTCTATAGTTTAGGCTGCTTCCAAATTCCCTGAAGCCTCATACAGAGACAAGTCATGTCCTTGATTTCTGGTCCTTCGGACCACCCacctctctggtgctgggattacaggaggcACTATAACCCAGGGTTTCGTGCCTACACATTCATTACCCAGACACAACTTAACCATTACCCAGACTTCAACTTCTCACTTCCTCTAGAGTTTCACCTACCAGGTTATCTCTCCTGACTCTATGCTCACTCCCTACTGTTTCCGGGTCTCAGGAGGCCCCTCTCCCACCTGTACTGCCTCGTTCTGAGGGCTTCTGACCACCTCTCCCAATCCTGAACCCTGCTTTTCTGCCCTCACTCTCCAGCCCTCACGTCCCTCCCCTTGCCGAACGGAGGGGTCCCTACTTACTGGTTTTGCAGTTGTCACCAGATCCCATTGTCATCAGACATAGTCCAGGGACTGAGAACAGGCCTGAAGGTCAAGAGTAAACTAATCCCTCTTCTGCTGGGCTTAATAGCTTGGGTTAGTCACGTGACCCCAAGTTCCCCATCTCTGAGGCAAGGGGTCCCTTTACAATCCTCATCCTCACTGGGCTGGGGattttatgtttgtctttttttctttctttcttttttctgtNNNNNNNNNNNNNNNNNNNNNNNNNNNNNNNNNNNNNNNNNNNNNNNNNNNNNNNNNNNNNNNNNNNNNNNNNNNNNNNNNNNNN
Proteins encoded in this region:
- the Lst1 gene encoding leukocyte-specific transcript 1 protein isoform X1 encodes the protein MTMGSGDNCKTKILLPDKFDYLLYGSLGLGGLLLLLVIILFTCLCRFSQRVKRLERNAQVSGQEPHYASLQQLPVSSSIIADMKEDPSTDYACIARSTPT
- the Ncr3 gene encoding natural cytotoxicity triggering receptor 3, giving the protein MAKVLLVIFIMVYPGSCALWVSQPPETPVQKDTTASLPCPFNAIRGKPATGSVTWYQDKVTLGMELSNVTPGFGGRLVSFSVSQFIRDHKAGLLIQDTQSYDAGIYVCRVEVLGLGVRTGDGTWLLVEKGPPQQASNTEQEAHTSILLRAGFYALSFLSVATGSTIYYQGKCPCHMENMATPPAASEK
- the Lst1 gene encoding leukocyte-specific transcript 1 protein isoform X2 — protein: MTMGSGDNCKTNKFDYLLYGSLGLGGLLLLLVIILFTCLCRFSQRVKRLERNAQVSGQEPHYASLQQLPVSSSIIADMKEDPSTDYACIARSTPT